A single region of the Corallincola holothuriorum genome encodes:
- a CDS encoding baseplate J/gp47 family protein, whose amino-acid sequence MTDSCKRDNPLHRRGSDQQSRQLAALSPDHFKVDERTLADFLLFARRYSEQIRFYGPGANASSDWKPFFQQDVSVVLAGLSQLPYRQYLTFSQALKTFLASDPNADSSVLNQYFLLQIHLPLLLLAEVNDSLKLLPQDHPLVFQSDAWVKRHLSSPLTSLMGYYKGALAAPLQGFSDQPLDTNLLNLGSDPLSPYLLLPGSVASRLSPLTWPSLWQQRCADLADLAAIDYASIAAVTNPYLQASGTFEQIQDALNYNLLVNSVESIITAMAVIVEQANAALSQSLLQGDHAPHYGLWLAFVKLYQEPQKILNRFTGRHLDYYYRDILQIPPQPAVPAKVAVVLTPAKQVKSHLLAKGSLLDAGKSPSGQPLQFALQSDFVVNRATVKELRGFRRVVTDNGEIPYTSSVANSADGQGQALPKSDPSWPAFGPANDSNQAELGFVVADRQLLLSDGQRFIRLIAQLSAPASASWALAFKAAITTEKAWLDLDSTQLSVQRIGDDLEFVIRLEGSVPAITCYNPKVHGSGYKQGTPALRIWIDPDSGQFANLIDLKFSHLLLDVAVIGSRHYSLSGDHGVLDPSKPFMPFGPQPKPGSQLILGGKELFGKPLQLLVLRASWQESFGYQSHFKAHITALNAHCHVSTLAQGVWQPIPVAAEVPFFVNAADQFDIHAYLQLVNSSGHASEDESSFALLSQLDYLTRLAFAPYLKGIWLDNLDTVADLNSDGDSYQTSSISGFVKFTLGSNFGHHQFAAENSLALIGKTVTSPAFTQKSYYSYDSAIPKPPYTPVMTELLVDYLSVAATQTEFYHHDLFGVRQIDLAATSTVEHRLFPEHKQAGELYLGIADLQPPQSLSLLFHAQEGSANPLKELATLQWDYLVGDQWQPFDNPKPIDGSYSLSGSGIITLVIPEAADTQHAILPSGLHWLRLSVTEDVDALCRLIEVLPQATTAYQSSALDEVATLPAGTISKLVLSDSGIKAVNQPLASYGGSTAEPDSGYALRISERLRHKQRAVSPWDYEQLVLAQFPEVFRVRCLNHSALCEGASQPIVNGRKPGSVLIVPIPQMIDGHFQAPNRPYNTRQTLAKIAEYLRSRISPFVQLRVENPQVEEIKLQLNVAFKPEILDTDFYIEQLKQEVDRHLMPWAYGDGAQLDFAGSWHKSMLINFIEQQAYVDYVTDVLMFHRVDINDSDPSWLSRDLDLITASSARSVLVSHLNHNFSIAGCA is encoded by the coding sequence GTGACTGACTCATGTAAACGAGACAATCCGCTGCATCGTAGAGGCTCTGATCAGCAGAGTCGACAGCTTGCTGCGCTGTCACCCGATCATTTTAAAGTCGATGAGCGAACTCTGGCTGACTTTTTACTGTTTGCCAGACGCTACAGTGAACAGATCCGTTTTTATGGTCCCGGCGCGAATGCAAGCAGCGACTGGAAGCCGTTTTTCCAACAAGATGTCAGCGTTGTCTTGGCAGGGTTAAGCCAGTTACCTTATCGCCAGTACCTTACTTTTTCGCAGGCGCTTAAAACCTTTCTCGCCAGTGATCCTAATGCTGATAGCAGTGTGCTTAATCAGTATTTCTTGCTGCAAATACATCTGCCCCTTCTGCTCCTCGCAGAGGTGAACGACAGCTTGAAGCTATTGCCACAGGATCATCCACTAGTGTTCCAGTCTGATGCGTGGGTGAAACGCCATTTAAGTTCGCCACTGACCAGCTTGATGGGATATTACAAAGGTGCACTGGCTGCTCCCTTGCAGGGGTTTAGCGACCAGCCCTTAGATACGAATTTACTTAATCTTGGTTCCGATCCTTTATCGCCGTACCTATTGCTACCTGGCTCTGTGGCTTCCCGTTTATCTCCGTTAACCTGGCCATCGCTATGGCAGCAGCGCTGTGCCGATCTAGCTGATTTGGCTGCTATTGATTATGCCTCGATTGCGGCGGTGACCAACCCTTACCTACAAGCAAGTGGCACCTTTGAGCAGATCCAGGATGCGTTGAATTACAACCTGTTGGTTAACTCGGTCGAATCGATTATCACGGCGATGGCGGTGATCGTTGAGCAAGCGAACGCTGCGTTGTCGCAGTCTTTGTTGCAAGGGGATCACGCGCCCCACTATGGTCTCTGGTTAGCCTTTGTAAAACTTTACCAAGAACCGCAAAAAATACTTAATCGCTTCACTGGTCGGCACCTTGATTACTATTACCGCGACATTTTGCAGATCCCACCACAGCCTGCGGTACCAGCAAAAGTCGCTGTGGTATTGACCCCAGCCAAGCAGGTTAAAAGTCACCTGCTGGCCAAAGGCAGCTTGCTCGACGCCGGTAAGTCTCCCAGCGGGCAGCCGCTGCAGTTTGCTTTGCAAAGTGACTTTGTGGTTAATCGTGCCACGGTCAAAGAGCTACGGGGCTTTCGCCGTGTTGTCACCGATAATGGCGAGATCCCTTATACCTCATCAGTTGCTAATAGTGCTGATGGTCAAGGCCAAGCCCTGCCAAAATCGGATCCCAGCTGGCCAGCTTTCGGACCTGCTAATGACAGCAATCAGGCTGAATTGGGTTTTGTAGTGGCTGATCGTCAGCTGCTGTTGTCCGATGGGCAACGCTTTATCCGCTTGATAGCACAACTGTCTGCACCAGCGTCAGCAAGCTGGGCGCTGGCATTTAAAGCTGCGATCACCACCGAAAAAGCGTGGTTGGATCTTGACTCAACGCAATTGTCTGTACAGCGGATCGGCGATGATCTGGAGTTTGTCATTCGTTTAGAAGGTAGCGTTCCTGCGATAACTTGTTACAACCCCAAAGTACATGGCTCCGGTTACAAGCAAGGAACACCCGCACTGCGGATCTGGATCGATCCAGACTCAGGCCAGTTCGCCAACCTTATCGACCTCAAATTTAGCCATTTGCTGCTTGATGTGGCAGTGATTGGTAGTCGTCACTATTCACTTAGTGGCGATCACGGCGTGCTGGATCCCAGTAAGCCGTTTATGCCGTTTGGGCCGCAACCCAAGCCCGGAAGTCAGTTAATACTCGGTGGCAAAGAGCTGTTTGGTAAGCCATTGCAGTTACTGGTGCTCCGTGCCTCGTGGCAGGAGTCATTCGGTTATCAGAGCCACTTTAAAGCGCATATCACCGCGCTGAATGCTCACTGTCACGTCAGTACGTTAGCGCAGGGGGTTTGGCAACCCATTCCCGTCGCGGCGGAAGTGCCATTTTTCGTTAACGCTGCAGACCAGTTTGACATTCATGCCTATCTGCAGTTGGTAAATAGCTCTGGCCACGCCAGCGAAGATGAGAGTAGCTTTGCGCTGTTATCGCAACTGGACTATTTGACCCGTCTTGCTTTCGCTCCGTATCTAAAAGGGATCTGGCTCGATAATTTGGACACGGTGGCTGATCTCAATAGTGATGGTGACAGCTATCAAACCAGCAGCATTAGCGGTTTTGTTAAGTTCACCCTGGGCTCTAATTTTGGTCATCATCAGTTCGCTGCTGAAAATAGCTTGGCGCTGATCGGCAAAACCGTGACATCACCAGCGTTCACTCAGAAGAGCTATTACAGCTACGACAGCGCTATTCCGAAACCGCCATACACACCGGTGATGACTGAGCTACTGGTGGATTATTTAAGTGTGGCGGCGACGCAAACGGAGTTTTATCACCATGACCTGTTTGGGGTCAGACAAATTGACCTTGCTGCTACATCTACCGTCGAACATCGCTTGTTTCCAGAACATAAACAGGCGGGCGAGCTCTATCTCGGGATCGCCGATCTGCAACCGCCGCAATCCTTGTCATTGCTATTTCATGCTCAAGAAGGCAGCGCTAATCCGCTGAAAGAGCTGGCGACCCTGCAATGGGATTATTTAGTCGGCGACCAGTGGCAGCCATTTGATAACCCCAAACCCATTGATGGCAGCTACTCGCTTTCAGGCTCCGGCATTATCACGCTGGTGATCCCGGAAGCTGCGGATACACAGCACGCTATTCTGCCCTCAGGCTTACATTGGTTGCGGTTATCGGTGACTGAAGATGTCGATGCGCTTTGTCGTTTGATCGAGGTGCTACCGCAAGCCACAACAGCGTATCAGAGCAGCGCATTGGACGAGGTGGCGACCCTGCCTGCAGGAACGATCAGTAAGCTGGTGTTGAGTGACAGCGGTATAAAAGCGGTGAACCAGCCGCTGGCTTCATATGGTGGCAGCACAGCAGAGCCTGATAGCGGATACGCGCTTCGGATCAGCGAACGGCTGCGACATAAACAACGGGCGGTATCACCCTGGGATTACGAGCAGTTGGTGTTGGCACAGTTCCCCGAGGTGTTTCGGGTGCGTTGCCTGAACCATAGCGCCTTGTGTGAAGGCGCATCGCAACCGATTGTGAATGGCCGTAAACCCGGTTCAGTCCTGATTGTGCCGATTCCGCAGATGATCGACGGACATTTTCAGGCGCCTAATCGTCCTTATAACACGCGTCAAACCTTGGCAAAAATTGCTGAATATCTGCGTTCTAGGATCAGTCCCTTTGTGCAGTTGCGTGTTGAAAATCCGCAGGTCGAAGAGATCAAACTGCAGCTGAATGTCGCATTTAAGCCAGAGATCCTAGATACCGACTTTTATATCGAGCAGTTAAAGCAGGAGGTTGATCGCCATCTGATGCCGTGGGCGTATGGTGACGGCGCGCAGCTGGACTTCGCAGGTAGCTGGCATAAATCGATGTTGATCAATTTTATCGAACAGCAGGCTTACGTCGATTACGTGACCGATGTGTTGATGTTCCACCGTGTTGATATCAATGACAGTGATCCCAGCTGGTTAAGCCGAGACCTCGATCTGATAACTGCGTCGTCGGCGCGGTCAGTATTGGTTTCCCACCTTAACCATAACTTCTCAATTGCAGGGTGTGCGTGA
- the vgrG gene encoding type VI secretion system tip protein VgrG has product MPRTLPNTGDLITFTLKSDGVALSADYEVEMLDIRRHANKIASATLVLIDGDPARATFAHSSAATLVPGAEIEILVGYNSRETSLFKGILLRQQLKVTENGTSRLKVECRDGAFVMAQAAKSRYFQQLSDSGLFDRLLSDYSGLTLTAVNTQFTHPEIVQFRQSDWELMLQRVELNGLYIATEDGTVRISEVADEVNPIAVRYGIDVIECDFQLDARNQFSEVTCHAWLPADQQMTSATGTPVNFSAPGNIPQQALAQAAGNQPMSQTTSGSFAIEQLQSASNALVARQQLAKVQGTVTVQGVAAFQIGSWVELQGFGERFNGTAWVGGLRHVVSRGNWLTTLQVGMSPQPQTEHCLMPPTTKSPFATASAAGFVSGLQIGVVTQLQDDPMGEERILVKLPSIDANHDGIWCRLATLDAGDQRGVVCRPEIGDEVVVGLFDNDPHSAVVLGSLHSSGKAPPIAACDDNHEKGWTTRSGIAFTIDDEKASVMVATPAGNSLTISDDQSTIVVEDQHGNKITMEQAGISLSSAKDLTLSASGDIKLEATGIDIAANGEANLSGQAGTKVESSANTVVKGSLVQIN; this is encoded by the coding sequence ATGCCAAGAACCCTACCTAATACAGGCGACCTCATTACTTTCACCCTAAAGTCAGACGGTGTTGCGCTATCCGCTGACTATGAAGTCGAGATGCTTGATATCCGCCGTCATGCCAACAAAATCGCATCCGCGACCCTCGTGCTGATAGACGGAGATCCTGCCCGTGCGACGTTTGCCCATAGCAGTGCTGCAACGTTGGTGCCGGGTGCAGAGATTGAGATCCTGGTGGGTTACAACAGTCGCGAGACATCCTTGTTTAAAGGGATTTTGCTGCGTCAACAATTGAAGGTGACTGAAAACGGAACCAGTCGGTTGAAAGTGGAGTGCCGAGATGGCGCGTTCGTTATGGCGCAGGCTGCTAAGTCCCGCTACTTTCAGCAGTTGTCTGATTCAGGCTTGTTCGACCGTTTACTCTCCGACTACTCAGGTCTGACCTTAACTGCGGTAAACACCCAGTTTACTCATCCAGAAATTGTGCAATTTCGGCAAAGTGATTGGGAGCTGATGTTGCAACGTGTGGAGCTCAATGGCCTCTATATTGCCACTGAGGATGGCACCGTGCGGATCAGTGAAGTCGCTGATGAAGTGAACCCAATCGCCGTGAGATATGGCATTGATGTGATCGAATGTGATTTCCAGCTGGATGCGCGTAATCAGTTTAGTGAGGTGACCTGTCATGCATGGTTACCGGCAGATCAGCAGATGACATCGGCGACCGGTACACCTGTTAATTTCAGTGCACCGGGAAATATCCCGCAGCAGGCATTGGCGCAAGCTGCTGGGAACCAACCAATGAGTCAAACAACCAGCGGCAGCTTTGCTATCGAGCAACTGCAATCGGCCAGTAATGCTCTGGTTGCTCGGCAACAGCTGGCTAAAGTTCAGGGAACAGTCACGGTACAGGGCGTGGCAGCGTTCCAAATCGGTAGCTGGGTTGAATTGCAGGGATTTGGTGAACGTTTTAATGGCACCGCTTGGGTGGGGGGGCTCCGGCATGTGGTTAGTCGTGGAAATTGGTTAACCACGCTACAAGTGGGGATGAGCCCGCAGCCGCAAACTGAACATTGCTTGATGCCGCCAACGACTAAATCGCCGTTTGCTACTGCTTCGGCAGCCGGTTTTGTGTCGGGATTGCAGATAGGAGTGGTAACACAATTACAAGATGATCCCATGGGCGAAGAGCGGATCTTGGTAAAGCTACCCAGTATTGATGCTAACCATGACGGCATCTGGTGCCGATTAGCGACACTGGACGCTGGTGATCAGCGGGGCGTTGTTTGTCGTCCAGAGATTGGTGATGAAGTGGTCGTTGGGCTATTTGATAACGATCCCCATTCCGCAGTAGTACTTGGCAGCCTACATAGCAGTGGTAAGGCACCTCCGATTGCAGCCTGTGATGATAACCATGAGAAAGGGTGGACGACCCGCTCCGGGATCGCTTTCACCATTGATGATGAGAAAGCGAGCGTGATGGTGGCAACCCCTGCGGGCAATAGCCTCACCATCAGTGATGACCAAAGCACGATCGTGGTCGAAGACCAACATGGCAATAAGATCACCATGGAGCAGGCGGGGATCAGCTTGTCTTCCGCTAAAGACCTGACGCTGAGTGCCAGCGGAGATATCAAATTGGAAGCAACAGGTATCGATATCGCTGCCAACGGAGAAGCTAATCTCAGCGGGCAAGCCGGCACGAAAGTAGAAAGCAGTGCCAATACCGTGGTCAAAGGCTCCTTGGTTCAGATTAATTAG
- a CDS encoding GPW/gp25 family protein encodes MADSEQIIGRGWSFPPSFDRGRGEVAMTTGIDDIHASLQIIFSTSLGERLMQPIFGCSLQSMVQEPMNSGNLGYIKYLIETAILYHEPRIDAEEVGVSFNAEQGVLDIAISYLVRGSNSRFNFVYPFYINEGEA; translated from the coding sequence ATGGCTGATTCGGAGCAGATCATTGGACGCGGCTGGAGCTTCCCTCCAAGTTTTGATCGTGGGCGAGGGGAGGTGGCTATGACCACGGGTATCGATGATATCCATGCCAGTCTGCAGATAATCTTTTCCACCTCGCTGGGCGAGCGGCTGATGCAACCCATCTTCGGTTGCAGTTTGCAAAGCATGGTGCAAGAGCCGATGAATAGCGGCAACCTTGGCTATATCAAATACCTGATTGAGACCGCGATCCTCTATCACGAACCGCGTATTGATGCGGAGGAGGTGGGGGTGAGCTTTAACGCCGAGCAGGGGGTATTAGATATTGCGATCTCATATTTGGTGCGCGGCTCTAACTCCCGTTTCAACTTTGTTTATCCCTTTTACATCAATGAGGGCGAAGCATAG
- a CDS encoding PAAR domain-containing protein codes for MKPAARVNDFHTCPMISPGPVPHVGGIISPPGAVSVLIGGMPAARVGDMAICVGPPDTIASGSSTVLIGGAPAARLGDSTAHGGVIVAGDPTVLIGG; via the coding sequence ATGAAGCCAGCAGCGCGAGTGAATGACTTTCATACGTGTCCGATGATCAGTCCCGGGCCGGTGCCGCATGTTGGCGGCATCATCTCGCCTCCCGGTGCCGTCAGCGTGTTGATTGGTGGCATGCCTGCTGCTCGGGTTGGTGATATGGCTATCTGTGTTGGCCCACCCGATACCATTGCATCGGGCTCATCCACGGTATTGATTGGCGGTGCTCCGGCGGCACGACTGGGTGACAGTACGGCCCATGGTGGTGTCATTGTTGCTGGTGATCCGACCGTGTTGATAGGAGGCTAA
- a CDS encoding baseplate J/gp47 family protein → MESLTLTTDTKLETGQDYGQLRALGMEYIQQFCAETWSDHNLHDPGITTLELLSYALTDLSYRASFSTKDLLVPESGYISDSQISGFFPAQDILPNTTLTQLDYRQLLLKIEGIRNAWLQPLTDPQAPASEVPIYLDHLAERLSLDPKNSSGQDNESLHLSGLYQVLLELEPDPELGTLNESELTFVLRSTLFKGRDGALDYLQATALLLTSDALQQWAAAAEWLTQEVPTVTLEPVSLWRINVRVSLSTGDLAPLTLQLQQPAPDPAVDDDWLMLLSPAGDDLLLRFARKQAQILKVLTYASAALHDSRNLCEDYRAVTTVAADYIAICSDIEVAPAADLELVQAHVYFAVEQYLNPPVHYYSLSEMLAAGIPADEVYTGPYINRELQVSDTALGIEAQPVFTKPGFNKADELANSELRTAIHSSDIIAAIMALDDVVAVKSLSLRKYSAAGHPSGDSERWCLSISPGHQPVLTIAHSKVLFFKRSIPYLGQSSEFQSTLRYLRAAAAKASYSGSEEALIAPVGEYRNTKDHYPVQHDFPQTYQIGEAGLKAGAEPQRIEQARQMKGYLLFFEQVLADYLAQLANLPHLFSLDSGAEHSYYSQYLSNIQATLGTFEDEFYIDKGKLQDELQRSALWEDEASYQARKNRLLDHLLARFGEQFNDYVLMLYQQNGDTLKSNQTLITDKTQFLQSLPVISRERNRGFNYRPTALAAIWNSDNVSGLEKRVALLTSMDNFARRDLSCDKLLTTLFDTRKHGNEFRVEIKDPSQHLLFKSVELFVSRDEAMAQAVLLYGGLDADNAILLSEPDSDGHQTLTIEVDAVRLTHDAELSVADAAALATAIRQRYTAVSAEATEEDPASVLFDTRQTGNDYRLEIKDRQQFILFKSVALFASREEAMSLAARLFVGVRERKNFHIDSSGGPGTIELSLRVGDDLLVHEQGFDTVADADQVARDVIDRYREILGGIHCASEGFYLIEHLLLRPRTDQARLLTACIDSSSGCGDEDPYSFRASVILPYWPTRFQQAGFRRFFEHTIREQAPAHIHLKICWIDHHQMEQLEQVYQQWCQQMATQPFDSASLTQAQNQLITQLAQLKSVYPAAVLHDCRDDDTTTPVRLGSTNLGVD, encoded by the coding sequence ATGGAATCCTTAACCCTCACAACTGACACTAAGCTGGAAACCGGCCAGGACTACGGGCAATTGCGTGCCTTGGGTATGGAGTATATCCAGCAGTTTTGCGCTGAAACCTGGAGTGACCATAATCTGCATGATCCAGGGATCACCACCCTGGAACTGCTTAGCTATGCTTTGACCGATCTTTCGTACCGCGCCTCGTTTAGCACGAAAGATCTGTTGGTGCCAGAATCTGGTTACATTAGTGACAGCCAGATCTCAGGGTTTTTCCCTGCGCAGGATATTCTCCCCAACACCACGTTAACTCAACTCGATTATCGTCAATTACTGCTGAAAATTGAGGGGATTAGGAATGCCTGGCTACAGCCCCTGACCGATCCGCAAGCGCCAGCGAGTGAAGTGCCCATTTATCTCGATCATTTGGCCGAGCGTTTAAGCCTAGATCCGAAAAATTCCTCAGGTCAGGATAATGAGTCGCTGCATCTGTCCGGCTTATATCAGGTGTTGCTGGAGTTAGAGCCGGATCCTGAGCTGGGTACATTGAACGAATCAGAGCTGACATTTGTTTTGCGTAGTACCTTGTTTAAAGGGCGTGATGGGGCGCTGGATTATCTGCAAGCAACGGCGTTGCTGTTGACCTCTGATGCTTTGCAACAGTGGGCTGCAGCTGCCGAATGGCTGACACAAGAGGTGCCAACTGTCACCCTTGAGCCTGTGAGTTTATGGCGGATCAATGTGCGGGTCTCGCTCAGTACAGGTGATCTAGCGCCGTTAACCTTGCAACTGCAGCAACCGGCACCTGATCCTGCTGTTGACGATGATTGGTTGATGCTTCTATCGCCCGCCGGAGACGATCTATTGCTGCGTTTCGCCCGCAAGCAGGCGCAGATCTTGAAGGTGTTGACCTATGCTTCCGCAGCGCTACACGACAGCCGTAACCTGTGTGAAGACTATCGTGCTGTGACCACGGTGGCTGCCGATTATATTGCTATCTGTAGTGATATTGAAGTTGCGCCCGCTGCTGATCTCGAGCTGGTACAGGCGCATGTCTATTTTGCGGTGGAACAGTATCTTAATCCGCCAGTGCACTATTACAGTTTGAGTGAGATGTTGGCGGCGGGGATCCCTGCCGATGAGGTCTATACCGGCCCCTATATCAATCGTGAGTTGCAGGTTTCCGACACTGCGTTAGGGATTGAAGCGCAGCCGGTGTTTACCAAACCTGGCTTTAACAAAGCCGATGAACTTGCCAACAGTGAATTACGCACCGCCATCCACAGCTCTGACATTATTGCCGCTATTATGGCGCTGGATGACGTCGTGGCGGTAAAGTCATTGAGTTTACGTAAGTACAGTGCGGCGGGGCATCCTAGCGGCGATAGCGAACGCTGGTGTTTGTCTATCAGCCCCGGCCATCAACCCGTGCTGACAATTGCTCATTCCAAGGTGCTGTTTTTCAAGCGTTCCATCCCCTATTTAGGCCAGAGCAGCGAGTTTCAGTCTACTTTGCGTTATCTACGGGCTGCGGCGGCTAAAGCCAGCTATAGCGGCTCAGAGGAGGCGTTGATCGCCCCGGTGGGTGAGTACCGAAACACCAAGGATCATTATCCGGTTCAACATGATTTCCCGCAAACCTATCAAATTGGCGAAGCGGGACTGAAAGCCGGTGCTGAGCCTCAGCGAATTGAGCAAGCTCGGCAAATGAAGGGGTATTTACTGTTTTTTGAACAGGTACTGGCTGACTACCTGGCACAACTGGCCAATCTTCCCCACCTGTTTTCTCTCGACAGCGGCGCTGAACACTCCTATTACAGCCAATACCTATCCAATATTCAGGCCACATTAGGCACCTTTGAAGATGAGTTCTATATCGACAAAGGCAAGTTGCAGGATGAGCTGCAACGGAGCGCATTGTGGGAGGATGAAGCGAGTTATCAGGCGCGGAAAAACCGCTTGTTGGATCATCTGTTGGCGCGCTTTGGTGAGCAGTTCAATGACTATGTGCTGATGCTCTATCAGCAAAATGGCGACACATTGAAGAGCAACCAAACGCTGATCACAGACAAAACCCAGTTCCTGCAGTCGTTGCCTGTGATTAGTCGTGAGCGCAATCGCGGCTTTAACTATCGTCCCACAGCTCTTGCAGCCATCTGGAACAGTGACAATGTCTCAGGGCTGGAAAAAAGGGTCGCGTTGTTAACCAGTATGGACAATTTCGCGCGGCGGGATCTCAGTTGCGACAAGTTGCTTACAACGCTTTTCGACACGCGTAAGCATGGCAATGAGTTCCGCGTCGAGATAAAAGATCCATCGCAACATTTGCTGTTTAAGTCGGTGGAGCTGTTTGTTAGCAGAGACGAAGCGATGGCGCAGGCGGTTCTGCTTTATGGCGGTCTGGATGCAGATAACGCCATTCTCTTGAGTGAGCCTGACAGCGACGGACACCAGACGCTGACGATAGAAGTGGACGCCGTTCGCTTGACCCATGATGCCGAACTGAGCGTTGCAGATGCCGCGGCACTAGCCACAGCGATCCGCCAGCGCTATACGGCGGTTAGCGCCGAGGCAACAGAGGAAGACCCTGCCAGCGTGCTGTTTGATACCCGTCAGACCGGCAATGATTATCGTCTTGAGATCAAAGATCGCCAACAGTTTATTCTTTTTAAGTCGGTGGCGCTGTTTGCCAGCAGAGAGGAGGCGATGAGCCTCGCTGCTCGCTTGTTTGTCGGCGTGCGTGAACGGAAGAATTTCCATATTGATAGCAGTGGCGGACCCGGAACGATCGAGTTATCTCTGCGGGTTGGTGATGATTTGTTGGTGCATGAGCAGGGCTTCGATACCGTGGCCGATGCTGATCAAGTCGCCAGAGATGTGATTGATCGTTATCGCGAGATCCTCGGCGGTATTCATTGTGCCAGTGAAGGGTTTTATTTAATTGAGCATCTGCTGCTCAGACCTCGCACCGACCAAGCCCGTTTACTCACCGCGTGTATCGATAGCAGTAGCGGCTGCGGTGACGAAGATCCCTATTCGTTCCGTGCCTCGGTGATTTTGCCCTATTGGCCAACTCGCTTTCAGCAAGCTGGCTTCCGCCGTTTCTTTGAACACACCATTCGCGAGCAGGCCCCGGCCCATATCCATTTAAAGATCTGCTGGATAGATCATCATCAGATGGAGCAGTTAGAGCAGGTTTATCAGCAGTGGTGTCAGCAGATGGCGACACAACCATTCGACAGTGCCAGTTTGACGCAGGCACAGAACCAATTGATCACACAGTTAGCACAATTAAAGAGTGTCTATCCTGCGGCAGTACTTCATGACTGCCGAGATGATGATACGACTACACCCGTTCGCCTTGGCAGCACTAATTTGGGCGTTGACTAG